The following are encoded together in the Humulus lupulus chromosome 5, drHumLupu1.1, whole genome shotgun sequence genome:
- the LOC133778857 gene encoding uncharacterized protein LOC133778857, with amino-acid sequence MGLYANQTPKLRNSIDEDLNLLTTTSSSPSPTQPNDAVSTQVHGDLPFISTTSSSPDFPTDSNVRSEFQCKKSVMRPVFEQPIRVTSFKDLISPKFLTTKRAFPLSELEDDHNSTLQINTNLISSQGNNGTPASGSTTTDNNELVLVEVKRFKPKSIQEICCTCRASKCLKLYCSCFKAGKYCTKNNCGCRNCKNTADYKNDVDMARSLHRNHTFQPKTFSIVGSVVWWL; translated from the exons ATGGGGCTCTACGCGAACCAGACTCCAAAACTTCGG AACTCCATCGACGAAGATCTGAACTTGTTGACAACGACCAGTTCCAGTCCCAGTCCCACTCAACCCAACGACGCCGTTTCAACACAAGTACATGGCGATCTGCCCTTTATTTCTACGACGTCGTCTTCTCCTGATTTTCCGACTGATTCCAATGTTCGATCAGAGTTTCAG tGTAAAAAAAGTGTGATGAGACCAGTTTTTGAACAACCTATTCGTGTAACAAGTTTCAAGGATCTCATTTCACCAAAATTTCTTACGACAAAGAGAGCTTTCCCATTATCTGAATTAGAAGATGATCATAACTCTACACTGCAAATCAATACTAATCTCATCAG ttCTCAAGGGAACAATGGAACACCAGCTAGTGGTAGTACTACCACTGACAATAATGAGCTTGTTCTCGTTGAAGTTAAAAG ATTCAAACCTAAAAGTATTCAAGAAATATGTTGCACTTGTAGAGCCTCTAAATGCTTGAAACT tTATTGTTCTTGCTTCAAAGCTGGAAAGTATTGCACGAAGAACAACTGTGGATGTAGAAACTGTAAGAATACCGCAGATTACAAAAATGATGTGGACATGGCACGTTCACTTCATCGAAACCATACCTTTCAACCAAAGACCTTTTcg ATTGTTGGCTCAGTGGTTTGGTGGCTTTGA